GTCTGGACCGGTGAAGCCACAGTGCAGAACGAGCTGAATGTTGATATGACCACCCGACTGCCCCTCGCCGAGGCGCTGGCAGGTCAGCCAGCGGGTATCTATACGCTAAGCGCTGCGGTGCCGGGGCAGGATCGTTACGAGAACCCTGCCGCGTTGCAGTGGTTTGTGCTGTCCGATCTGGGTCTTTCGACATGGGCCGGGACGGATGGCATGCACATTGCAGTGCGCCGCCTTGGCGATGCAACTGCGGCGGCGGGGATCAAGATCAGCCTGATCAGCCGCGCCAATGCGGTGTTGGGCACTGTGACAACGGATGCCGAGGGTTTTGCACAATTTCCAGTGGGGCTGACACGCGGCAACGGTGCGGCGCGGCCTGCGCTTTTGATGGCAGAAGAGGGCGACACAGATGTGGCCTTTTTGCCGTTGAGTGATCCGGCGTTTGATCTGTCCGACAGGGGCGTTGAAGGGCACCCGCCCGCCCCGCCGATTGATACTTTCCTCACCACGGATCGCGGGGCCTACCGCGTGGGAGAGGTGATTTATGCCACGGTATTGACCCGCGATGGTCGGGCCCGCGCCTCAGAGGGTTTGCCCGTCACGGCCATTCTGAAACGCCCGGACGGTGTTGAATACAGTCGCCAGCTGAGCCGCGACAGCAAGGCGGGCGGTCATGTTTTTGCCCTGCCACTGGGGGCGGATGTGCCGCGTGGGGCATGGCGGGTGGATATTCACAGTGATCTTGAAGCCCCGGCACTGGCCAGCCAGACCGTGCTGGTTGAGGATTTCCTGCCAGAGCGGATCGACTTTGACATCGGCCTGCCCGATGCACCACTGCGCCTTGATCAAACTCCGCCGCTCAGTGTCGATGTGCGCTATCTGTTTGGTGCACCGGGGGCGAACCTGAAGGTTGAGGGGGATGTGCGGCTTGCGCCCACACGTGAGATTGCCGGTTGGGACGGCTACAGGTTCGGCCGCCACGACACGGGGTTTCGCAGACAGACACAGGTGATTGCCGGTGCCACGACAGATGCGCAGGGGCGCGCCACATTGGCCCTGCGTCTGCCGCAACTGGGCGAGGTGCCACAAACCCCATTGCGGGCCGCAGTAACACTGCGTGTCGCCGAAGGATCAGGCCGTCCGGTTGAGCGCCGGATTGATAAGGCGGTCACACCTGCGTCAGCCATGATCGGGATCAAGCCTGCGTTTGAGGACGTGCTGCCCGAAGCGGCTGAGGCCACTTTCGACCTGATCGCGGTGAACCCCGATGGCACCGCCGCCGACATGCCGGTGCGCTGGACCGTGAACAAGGTCGAGACACGCTATCAATGGTATCAGCTTTACGGCAATTGGGGGTGGGAGCCGGTCACCCGCCGCATCCGTGTTGCAACAGCTGATGTGACATTAGGTGCCGCCGCCACGCGTATCACTGCCCCGACTGAATGGGGCAGTTACGAACTTGTGGTGGAACGTATCGGCGGCCCCTATGCGGCCTCCTCGGTTGAATTTGCCTCTGGCTGGTATGGTGGGGATGGCGGGACGGATACGCCTGACCGGCTGGACCTGTCGCTTGACGCGGAAACCTATGAAACCGGCGATACGGCTACCCTGCGTCTTGTGGCCGAGGGTGAAGGTGTGGCGATGATCAGTGTCTTGTCCAACCGCGTGATTGAACGCCGTGTTGTGCCGGTCACAGCAGGCGAAAATACGGTGGCTTTGACGGTGGGGGCGGATTGGGGCACGGGTGCCTATGTCACCGCTTCTGTGCTGCGCGGTATGGATGTCGCGGCGGGGATGAACCCCAGCCGCCAATTGGGATTGGTTCATGCCGCCGTTGCCCCGGCTGATAAGAAACTGAGCGTCAGTTTCGATGTGCCGGAACAGGTTGACGGGCAGGCGGGCAGGGTGGCGGCCAGCGTGTTGGTCGAAGGCATTGCCGAGGGGCAGACCGCCTATGTAACCCTTGCCGCTGTGGATCTGGGCATTCTGAATCTCACCGGTTTCACCGCGCCAGACCCGAATGATCACTACTTTGGTCAGCGGCGTCTGGGGGTTGAGCTGCGCGATATCTATGGGCGGCTGATCGACGGGATGAACGGGGCCTTGGGCACGGTCCGCTCTGGCGGCGATGCGGCGGTCAGCGTGCAGGTGCAATCGCCGCCACCGACCGAAAAGCTGATGGCGTTTTTCACAGGGCCCGTTGTGGTTGGCGCGGATGGCCGCGCTAAGGTTGAGATCAGCAAACCCGCTTTCAACGGCACGATCCGGCTGATGGCCGTTGCCTGGTCGCCGGATGCCGTGGGCAATGCGGCCGTTGATATTGTCGCCAAGGATCCCGTTGTCGTCACCGCGTCTCTGCCACGTTTCCTTGCGCCGCAAGACAGCAGCCGGTTGTTGCTGGAACTGGTTCATGCGTCGGGCGCAGCGGGCGATGCTGCCCTGCAAATCCATGCGGATGCCGGTGTTGCACTGGGCGATATGCCAGCCACGGTGCGTCTGGATGAGAACGCCAGCGCGCGGTTGGACATACCCGTCACAGCGCGCGAAATTGGTGACCATCTGATCACTGTTGTGTTGACCACGCCGGATGGAACCGAGCTGCGCAAGGTGTTGAACATGCCGGTGCGTGACAATGATCCAGAGGTGGCGCTGACGCGACAATTCTCGCTGGGGGCGGGTGAAAGTTTCACCTTTGACAGCAATGTCTTTGCCGGTCTGCGCGTGGGCACGGGCACGGCGACCCTGACCGCCGGTCCGCTGGCGCGGTTTGACGTGCCGGGTTTGCTGCAACAGCTTGACCGCTACCCCTATGGCTGCACCGAACAACTCACCTCCGGCGCGATGCCTTTGCTGTACCTCAGTTCGGTTGCGCAATCGGCGGGGCTGGGTGAACCGGCGCAGATCAACGACAAGATCACGCAGGCCATTGCGCGGATCCTGACCCGTCAGTCCAGCAACGGGGCCTTTGGATTGTGGCAGGCGGACTCGGGTGAATTCTGGCTGGATGCCTATGTCACCGATTTCCTGTTCCGCGCGCGCGCGCAGGGCCACGCGGTGCCTTACCTTGCCTATACTCTGGCGATGGACAATCTGCGCAACCGGATCAGCTATGCCCCCGATTTTGATCAGGGGGGTGAAGATATCGCCTATGCGCTGCTGGTGCTGGCCCGTGCCGGTGCCGCCAGCATGGGGGATCTGCGGTATTACGCAGATACCAAATCACAGGATTTTGCCACACCACTGGCGCTGGCCCAACTGGGGGCGGCATTGGCCGCTTATGGCGACCCGCTGCGCGCCGATACGATGTTCCGCAAGGCGGGTGTGATGCTGAACGCCCAGACCCCGCACAAGCGCTGGCGCGATGATTTTGGCACCCCCCTGCGTGACACCGCTGCTGTGCTGAAACTCAGCGCCGAAGCGGGCAGTGACGCGCTTGACCCCGTGGCGCTGACCACCAGCTTACATGCTGGCACCAGCCGCCTTTCCACGCAGGAAGCGGCGCAGGTTGTGCTGGCCGCCCATGCGCTAAACGCACCTGATGTGGTGGCGAAGCTCAGGGTGGATGGCGTGGATGCCAGCGGTCCGGTGGTGGAACGGCTGAGCGCGCGCACCGGTGGCAGTTCGCAGATCGAGAACATCAGCGCCACTGCGATGGATGTCACGATGACGGCCTACGGTGTGCCAGAAGTTGCCCCCGATGCGGGTGGGTACGGCTATCAAATCACCCGTCGCAGTTTCACAATGGAAGGGGCGCTGGTTGACGGGGCGGTCCAATCCGGCACGCGGCTGGTTGTTGTGCTGGAAGTCACCCCTTTTGAGGAGGTTGGCGCGCGGCTGATTATTGACGATCCACTGCCGGCAGGCTTTGAGATCGACAACCCCAATCTCTTGCGCAGTGGCGAGATTGGCGCACTTGACTGGCTGCAAACGAAGGAGAGCGAAAACGCCGAATTCCGCAGTGACCGTTTTATCGCGGCAGTGAACCATCGCGAGGCCAAGCCGTTTCAACTGGCCTATGTTGTACGGGCGGTGACACCGGGGGTTTATCATCACCCCGCCGCCACGGTTGAAGACATGTACCGCCCGGAATACCGCGCCAATACCGCAACCGGATCGGTGACTGTCACGCCATGATCCGCCGGCTTGTCCCCTTTGTGCTGGTGTTGGCCCTTTGGGGTGCTGCCGCCCTGCGCGATGGTTTGGATCATTGGGTCGCTGCAACTGTTCTGCCGCCCGTATTGGTCGAAACCTCGGTAGAGGTGCGCGACAGGCATGGCAGTCTGGTGCGGGTGTTCCCGGTTGAGGATGGTCGCGTGCGATTGGCACTGCGGTTGGATCAGGTGGACCCTGCCTATCTGTCGATGCTGATCGCATATGAGGACAAGCGGTTTTACCATCACAGTGGCGTTGACCCGCTGGCACTGCTGCGGGCCACGGGGCAGGCGGTGCTGTCGGGACGTATTGTTTCCGGCGGGTCAACCCTGACCATGCAGGTGGCGCGGCTGCTGGAAAACTCCGGCACCGGACGGTGGACGGGCAAGCTGCGCCAGATCAGGCTGGCGCTGGCATTGGAACAAGAGCTTGGCAAGGATGAAATCCTGACGCTTTACCTTGCCCATGCGCCTTACGGCGGGGCGATGGAAGGGGTGCGGGCGGGCAGTCTGGCATGGTTCGGCAAAGAGCCACGGCGCCTGACCACGCCAGAGGCGGCTTTGTTGGTCGCCCTGCCGCAAGCGCCCGAAGCCCGCAGGCCTGACCGTCATCCACAGGCCGCAGAAACGGCCCGTGCGCGGGTTTTGGCACGGGTCATGGCCCCTGATCAGCTTCGCATGGCGGCAATCCCGCAAAAAATGCGGCCCCTCGTGCGCCTTGCCCCGCATCTGACGGATCATCTGCATGCGCAGAACCCTGTGGCCTTGCGCCATGACCTGACGCTGGATGCGCATTTGCAAGCGCAGATGGAATCCCTTGCCGCCCGCGCGGCACAGGGACAGGCGGCAGGTGTCTCTGCCGCGATTGTTGTGGCGGATCACCGCAGTGGGGAGGTTTTGGCCTCGGTCGGCTCACCTGCTTACGACGGCAGGGGCAGCACCTTGGGCTTTGTCGATATGACACGCGCGCTGCGCTCTCCCGGATCAACCCTGAAACCGTTCATCTATGCCATGGCATTTGATCAGGGGCTGGCGCACCCCGACACATTGATCGACGATTCCCCCGTGGCCTTTGGCCGCTACGCCCCGCAAAATTTTGACGGTGCCTTTCGCGGTGAAGTGACGGTGCGCGAGGCATTGCAACTGTCACTGAACATCCCGCCAGTGCTGTTGACACAGGAGCTGGGGCCAGCGCGGCTGATGGGGATGATGCGCAAAGGTGGGGCGAAACCACAGCTTGCCGGCAAGGCGGGGTTGGCCGTGGCGCTGGGTGGTGTGGGGCTGACCCTGAACGATCTGGTGCAGCTTTATGGCGGGCTGGCGCAGGGCGGTGTGGTACATCCGTTGATCTGGGAACGCGGCGGGACAGAGCCGCCAAAACCCATCTTTTCGCGGGCGGCAGCCTGGCAGGTGTCGCATATCCTAGCCAGTATCGCCCCACCGAAAGGTGCGGCTGATGCACGCAATATTGCCTATAAGACCGGCACATCCTACGGCCATCGTGACGCATGGGCAGTGGGGTTTGACGGGGCGCATGTGATTGGTGTTTGGCTGGGCCGGCCCGATGGCACCCCGGTA
This DNA window, taken from Sulfitobacter pacificus, encodes the following:
- the pbpC gene encoding penicillin-binding protein 1C, which produces MIRRLVPFVLVLALWGAAALRDGLDHWVAATVLPPVLVETSVEVRDRHGSLVRVFPVEDGRVRLALRLDQVDPAYLSMLIAYEDKRFYHHSGVDPLALLRATGQAVLSGRIVSGGSTLTMQVARLLENSGTGRWTGKLRQIRLALALEQELGKDEILTLYLAHAPYGGAMEGVRAGSLAWFGKEPRRLTTPEAALLVALPQAPEARRPDRHPQAAETARARVLARVMAPDQLRMAAIPQKMRPLVRLAPHLTDHLHAQNPVALRHDLTLDAHLQAQMESLAARAAQGQAAGVSAAIVVADHRSGEVLASVGSPAYDGRGSTLGFVDMTRALRSPGSTLKPFIYAMAFDQGLAHPDTLIDDSPVAFGRYAPQNFDGAFRGEVTVREALQLSLNIPPVLLTQELGPARLMGMMRKGGAKPQLAGKAGLAVALGGVGLTLNDLVQLYGGLAQGGVVHPLIWERGGTEPPKPIFSRAAAWQVSHILASIAPPKGAADARNIAYKTGTSYGHRDAWAVGFDGAHVIGVWLGRPDGTPVPGAFGGALAAPVLFEAFGRLTPTPAPLQAPPPETLIVSTAALPLPLQRFRPRDAVFRKAANAPEVRFPPDGAVLRATGDSLPLKLAAGVFPLMVLVDGVPVLTGLNRRDVQLPPLVQGYSRISVVDARGQSASVQIRMQ
- a CDS encoding alpha-2-macroglobulin family protein, yielding MRMVWAAGLAWALLTIGAVAALAEGALPEHRYLQTRDMDFYGEDLTNLFDTTQTACARACSAQDACVAYTFNTRNNACFPKSAIRERQPYAGAVSAQKVATDPGVLGAQATRQDDLGFLAEDDFNAARALVASNVASYSFSGETLEDLMDAMIRADQAGETAAAHRWAGKAVALSDRADLWTAYAGRALARAGGGNNNERRKLRRAALQAAINGYLRADQPGLRVEALRLMAQALEVNNRGRDMIPALRLALDITPRDDLEAALEEAIGKYGFRVTEHRVDNNAAAPRICAEFSEQLVQAGVDYEPFVRVEGRGLVVQSDDSQLCVDGVEHGARYTVTLRAGLPAASGEVLQKDVTLQLYVRDRASSVRFAGRAYVLPRSTEAALPVETVNATMLDLSLRRVSDRNLVRAIRESYFGRPLSANEDERFTDALANEVWTGEATVQNELNVDMTTRLPLAEALAGQPAGIYTLSAAVPGQDRYENPAALQWFVLSDLGLSTWAGTDGMHIAVRRLGDATAAAGIKISLISRANAVLGTVTTDAEGFAQFPVGLTRGNGAARPALLMAEEGDTDVAFLPLSDPAFDLSDRGVEGHPPAPPIDTFLTTDRGAYRVGEVIYATVLTRDGRARASEGLPVTAILKRPDGVEYSRQLSRDSKAGGHVFALPLGADVPRGAWRVDIHSDLEAPALASQTVLVEDFLPERIDFDIGLPDAPLRLDQTPPLSVDVRYLFGAPGANLKVEGDVRLAPTREIAGWDGYRFGRHDTGFRRQTQVIAGATTDAQGRATLALRLPQLGEVPQTPLRAAVTLRVAEGSGRPVERRIDKAVTPASAMIGIKPAFEDVLPEAAEATFDLIAVNPDGTAADMPVRWTVNKVETRYQWYQLYGNWGWEPVTRRIRVATADVTLGAAATRITAPTEWGSYELVVERIGGPYAASSVEFASGWYGGDGGTDTPDRLDLSLDAETYETGDTATLRLVAEGEGVAMISVLSNRVIERRVVPVTAGENTVALTVGADWGTGAYVTASVLRGMDVAAGMNPSRQLGLVHAAVAPADKKLSVSFDVPEQVDGQAGRVAASVLVEGIAEGQTAYVTLAAVDLGILNLTGFTAPDPNDHYFGQRRLGVELRDIYGRLIDGMNGALGTVRSGGDAAVSVQVQSPPPTEKLMAFFTGPVVVGADGRAKVEISKPAFNGTIRLMAVAWSPDAVGNAAVDIVAKDPVVVTASLPRFLAPQDSSRLLLELVHASGAAGDAALQIHADAGVALGDMPATVRLDENASARLDIPVTAREIGDHLITVVLTTPDGTELRKVLNMPVRDNDPEVALTRQFSLGAGESFTFDSNVFAGLRVGTGTATLTAGPLARFDVPGLLQQLDRYPYGCTEQLTSGAMPLLYLSSVAQSAGLGEPAQINDKITQAIARILTRQSSNGAFGLWQADSGEFWLDAYVTDFLFRARAQGHAVPYLAYTLAMDNLRNRISYAPDFDQGGEDIAYALLVLARAGAASMGDLRYYADTKSQDFATPLALAQLGAALAAYGDPLRADTMFRKAGVMLNAQTPHKRWRDDFGTPLRDTAAVLKLSAEAGSDALDPVALTTSLHAGTSRLSTQEAAQVVLAAHALNAPDVVAKLRVDGVDASGPVVERLSARTGGSSQIENISATAMDVTMTAYGVPEVAPDAGGYGYQITRRSFTMEGALVDGAVQSGTRLVVVLEVTPFEEVGARLIIDDPLPAGFEIDNPNLLRSGEIGALDWLQTKESENAEFRSDRFIAAVNHREAKPFQLAYVVRAVTPGVYHHPAATVEDMYRPEYRANTATGSVTVTP